DNA sequence from the Malus domestica chromosome 11, GDT2T_hap1 genome:
gaaaatgtcaaatATAGGATTGGGAGTCTCAATTTGGGTCCTTGGGTTTTGTGAGGGAGGTGAGGTGGAGGGGTCACATGTGGtttaaagaaaatgttaaacattaatttcattcaaaatatcttatatttattattttagtttttttaaattaaattgttttatttggGAAATCCATCTTTGAGACCTTGAAAGTCTCTTTGAAGATCAGATCATGTTGTATACTTGAAACTCTAACGTCACGTAtactatttttttgtaaaaaaaaataacatatttttcatgtctttcttatattttactaattcattatatataaatgattatggtgtgtttaaatttctttcattaattactacatattttatatactcacaatgtttgccagctcgctatataatcaacttaaatcagttaaatccatcatgcaatgcatttccttccaatttttgtgataaactaatagataattgactacataaacatcctgcaaagtttcaataaaaatttccaagtttttcttacaatttccgtggtttttattcaatttttatcgatatcgataatatcccgatatttccgtgtttttggactaccgatatttccgatatcatcgatattttataccttgggtatgactttgggatgaaaaaaatttcatgtaccaaatgttgaaaaccacgaaacttgagggtagtaaactgatatttaccctattttttatttgtttttgttggtttCGCATGCAGGCGTTTTGAGCTCCTATGTCTTTGCACTAGGGTTGTCTCTGAGATTTCGGGATCCTGtgcgaaatttataaaatgacctttttttttattaaaaaaaattgaatgatgTATTGATGCTAAAAAAAGATCTTATGTGTTCGATTCTCGCTAtagatgaatttgaatcacattattactaactcatTGTATAGCTTAACCTACTCCCATGGGTTACGTGAAAAAAagattgggggggggggggggtgcttTGAGAAAAAATTGGTGGAGCAGTGAGAACCGCAGGCCTGTGTAGCCTGCAGGCtaatattttgatattttctaTTGCTCTGACtaatattttatataaattatttttatatgtatatgtacgTATTACTTCttagataagaaaaatattttgggGCCTGTCCTATGAAACAACTCACACCTGCCTAAAGCCGGCTCTGCTTTGCACGGTACTGCCGTCACCAGGGCAACAATGCGGTATACATATGCCGCCGGACTGATGAGTACGTATGGCACGGCCACCGAGACCAAATCCATGGAAGAGAAGCGTAGCGCCCCAAAAGAAATCTGTGACAAGTAATATTCATGGTTATTTATTCGAATAGGTCAATAATTTGGTGAATCGAACCAGTATTCATGGTCATTTGGTCTTAGGAAGTGTATGCTAATGTCAATTTTGGTCAATTAAGTACGATTAATAGTTCACTGATCATATCAAATCTATGTATTTGTCAATTTTGGTCAATCGAATTGGGTTCGTGGTTAATTGGTCTTAAGAAAATCCATGTATCGGTTTTGTTTTCTGCTGCCGGAATCTGTCATATACGattataactccagaaatcagATTCTTTTTTCTCCGAAATAGCACTTTGACAGCGTAAAGGTCGAAAATACCTAACATTTATTCCCACTATACAGACACCATCCTGAAACAGGACTCAACATAGAATTTGTTCGAAGCACACCTTGTAACGGACTGCATATTCTGCACAACGGTTACAGTCATCATATTCATATATACATACCGATACAGGTATAGAAACTAAGATGTAGCAGTTCGAGTATAGTATAGTTAACAACCTTCCACATGACTTTCGAAATTTAGTTGGTCGTGCCTATGAAATTGCAGCATGTCAATACGTAGCTATTGCGCTGGATTTATAGCCATCCACTCCAGATGCATTGACATCAACCCAAACTTCATTCACACGACCAATAAATCGGAATGGGGAGTTGTACTGTGCAATTGAGTAAGCGTAGCTACTTTCTGCTGATGTAGAGTTTGCCCATGGAGACCTGCTCAAGCTGCTGGCAAGTTTCTCTGCCTCTTTCACAATGTTTGTATCTCTTGCGAACCCAGAGAACTTCCTGACGGCAATGTAATGACTATCCCATGTATAGGATTTCAAGTTGAGTTCGGGGAGGGGTGTGGGAGGGGTACTTTGGAACTTCGTAGGCACGTAGAATCTTACAAAATAGGCCGACGAGTGAAGGGGCCCAGCTCCTGGGACTATGCTTGTCAAAACAGGCGCTGTCATTGCAATCCGAGAGAAGTTCAAATTGGCACCTTGGATGTACTGGAACAGCCTGTGAGTTAATGGGTTGGGAAACTATTAGCAAAGTGCAACGGacaattaaaattgaaataaactGAGGGAAGTATTGACAGTAACCAACTAGCCAACCACGAAAGAAATCATGGATAACCAAGTTTACACAATAGCAAAAGCATATATAAGCGAATTGTATGCTATGTGCTCCTGCAGCGTTGTTAACAAATAAACTGCATATTTTCCAGTAATTGAGGATTAAGTTGATAAATTAGTACATATTAAAAGCTTTATTTTGGACAGTCACCAACGCATTGGGCGGCTGCTAGCAGGTTGATGTACATGGGACTCACAAGAGGATCCACATTTATCAACTGCTACCCACCGATACTCACGGGCAATGGTCCAACACACCCATGACTCATCCACATGTAAAAAACAATGTATCCGTTGCTAAAACAAGTTGCACATGATTGTGAAGGTGATACAAGGACACCGAGAAATGGGAAATATATCGAGCTTGAACCGTATCTTGCCTTATTtcgaaatttatcaaatgactACACCTTAGCTCCGAGAAATTTATCAAAATATCACTTATGAGTACATCATTATACGGTATGAATTCCCTCTCACAGCTCAAAGAACTGAATTTGCATAACATGCAAGGAACATAAACTGAGCAAACATATCTGAATTTAACAATTACTGGGTGCGGAGAGAAAATCATGGTGTGTATTTAACAATTATTGGTCCGAAAAAGAGAACCAAACGATCAATTACAAGGGAATTTCATGGCGGAAATTCACAATTAATTAACGaaaataaaaacccagaaaataaaataaaaaacgccAAGCTGGGTTAATGGGTAAAATACCTGTGGAAGCCATTTTTGGTGGCTTTCTCGAAGGAGATGTCTTTAACAGGAGCAGACATCCAGGGGGTTAGTCTGTAGAGTCTGATCTCGAAGTCGGATTCCGAGTGAACCACGGAGTACTGAGGCGACTCGATCGCGCTGCATACGCAGAAAAAGTTTGGGAGGACGACGATGGACAGTAGCAGCAGCGCCATTGATGACGACCTTGGAATCTCCATCTCTCTGCAGCTTTTTTATAACAGTGAAAGGCTGAAGGCCAGCCTTTTCGTCTAAATTAAACATGACCGGTTTGAAGAAAAGGATGAGGGAAAATTTGGGCCAGGCCTGTCAAGGTATGGGCTTTTATATATTAGACCACAATTGGTCCAAATTTGAACTGAGGACCCAAGAATTGGTTTTTAGGGTTTAAGGGTTTTACATATTCACCGAAATTTTGTTTTAGCATTGTCGGTCATGGGAGATTTTGATTTGGTTATGAGCCCCTAATCTCTTCTTCCAACATGCCTCAATTGCCACTCAATATTACAGTTCGGTATTATTcatttcatttgtaagtgagaggatAAAAGTTAAAATCTCGTAGATGgtaaattcgataccaaattagattgCTCATTGTATGACTTAGCCGAACCCCCTTCTTCTCTAAGTGCAAAATACATTGTTGACTAAACAAAAGCAGCCTCAATTTGCTCTCTAATATTTTTTATCTAATGACTCCATGTTCAAATGTGTACTAAATCTTTCTTACAAACGATACTCGTTTTcatataaaaatacaaaatagtTGAAAGAGTCATACTACTTCAATTTTTAACTATCCGAACTATATATTTATCAAGAGTCGTAGAACTGATTTGTAAACACGCATTGccctagaattttttttttttgaacaaatgatattatctatactaagggaaAGGGTGCACACTTAACCTCACACTGGGCTAGTAATAATAATGCAGTCCAACTTCGttttttataataataaaacctaagAACTCTCACTTACTAAGTGGCTGACCTAGAATTTAAGGGTGGACACGGGCCAGGCCGGGCCCAATTTTAAAGGGACTGGACCGAACCCGGGTTCAAAGGAGATGGGTCTGGGCGAGTCGAGGATTACATTTTCAAATATAGGAACCGACCCGGTTGAAACGGGCTAGATTGGGCGGGGTCCATGggtcccttttttttgtttgaaaataaaagtaataaaattTGCAAAGATTGCAATTGCACGGATTTGCACAGATTGCAAACTGGCACAGATTGCAACTACATAGAGTCACAGACTGCATTTATGCAGATTTTGCACAAATTCACTGCAATGATTCACATCCAATCTAAATACAAAGTTCAACATCCAAGTTCATATATTAACAATACATCCAAAATAACATTACATCGTCCAACATctaaaaatcaaaacaacaTACAAAATATCCGAAAGTCCAAGACATCCAAATTCCAAAGtctaaaaatcaaataatcTAAAACAACATAAACATGACATCCACAATAAATTCCAAATTAACATCCACAACCACATTCAACATCCAAGTTCCAACAACAATCCTCATTGAATCTGTAAGcaaaaaaagaatataaacaacatttttaacgTCCAACATCATATTATCCTCATtgaatcattgaaatttaaagtttattcatttgagtttaTAATATTACcgcaattcattttcttttattcgTTCAAGTTGTTTAAGAAGCTTCGATTTCAGGAACACTTGGTGAGATGGTTGAACTTGTAAATATAGTATTTGCTATTCTTCTTTTATATTctacaacaaaaaacaaaagaagcacGTTAATTGTAAACCAATTAATATAAAGTTATAAACCAAActatacaaaacaaaataattgccttcttcacactcttgataaaATTCAAACTTCGCTGGACTTGCTTCATACTCAATGTTGCTAATTGGTTCACTTATTAACTAGTTTTGGAGGCATATCAATGACTCCACTATTTGAGGAATGAGAAATGATCTAAAAGGGTCGATTACTCTCTTTCCTCCACTAAATGCACTCTCACTGGCAACTGTTGACACTTGAATTGGTAAGACATATTTCTCTATCAAAGCAAGTGTGGGATATGTGCTCATCCCCTTCAACTTCCACCATTTCAACACGTCAAATTGTAAACTATGTGGTACTTTCTTTACAATGTCAAGTAGATACCTATCCACCTCATGTGCAAACACAATATCCTCGGTGTCTTCAAGTTCCTTCTCCCAATCATCTATGATTTGACTAAATATCATTGGATTTTTTGTTGGCACATTAGAAGATAGTTATTTTACCCTTAAACAAGTAGTGTCAACAATTAAATCTTCTATACCcttttgttgtgtttgtgaaCCAAAAGCTTGGTAAGCATATTCATCACACATCGCCTTCAACAATGTCTTCACTTCATTACTTTTCTATTGAAACTCTTATTCAAGAAGCTGTAATTGCTTTCTACACAAGTGCATGTAGTGCCTCAATTTGAACATTGGGTCTATGACAATGGCAACTACAAATATTTGATTAAGAGACTCAATTGAACCaaaatactttt
Encoded proteins:
- the LOC103447977 gene encoding uncharacterized protein translates to MEIPRSSSMALLLLSIVVLPNFFCVCSAIESPQYSVVHSESDFEIRLYRLTPWMSAPVKDISFEKATKNGFHRLFQYIQGANLNFSRIAMTAPVLTSIVPGAGPLHSSAYFVRFYVPTKFQSTPPTPLPELNLKSYTWDSHYIAVRKFSGFARDTNIVKEAEKLASSLSRSPWANSTSAESSYAYSIAQYNSPFRFIGRVNEVWVDVNASGVDGYKSSAIATY